Proteins from one Setaria italica strain Yugu1 chromosome V, Setaria_italica_v2.0, whole genome shotgun sequence genomic window:
- the LOC101760843 gene encoding uncharacterized protein LOC101760843 — MARRLLAALLAVSLLLPLARPDSSISSSLPANTTSTAYDELRLRGFPRGLLPANVRGYTLDTGSGDFAVDLHSSCRIVLPAGSYLAAFNNRLTGRLDDRRISGLSGIRVRAFFRWWSITGIRADGDQLVFEVGSVSAKFPARDFNASLECPAKADS, encoded by the coding sequence AtggcgcgccgcctcctcgccgccctcctcgcGGTGTCGCTCCTGctgccgctcgcccgcccggactcctcaatctcctcctccctcccggcCAACACCACCAGCACCGCGTACGACGAGCTCCGCCTCCGGGGCTTCCCGCGGGGCCTGCTCCCCGCCAACGTGCGGGGGTACACGCTCGACACCGGGTCCGGGGACTTCGCCGTCGACCTCCACTCCAGCTGCCGCATCGTGCTGCCCGCGGGGAGCTACCTCGCCGCCTTCAACAACCGCCTCACGGGGCGGCTCGACGACCGCCGCATCTCGGGCCTTAGCGGCATCCGCGTCAGGGCCTTCTTCCGCTGGTGGTCCATCACGGGGATCCGTGCCGACGGGGACCAGCTCGTCTTCGAGGTTGGGTCGGTCTCCGCCAAGTTCCCCGCGCGGGACTTCAACGCCAGCCTCGAGTGCCCCGCCAAGGCTGACTCATAA
- the LOC101760425 gene encoding protein SODIUM POTASSIUM ROOT DEFECTIVE 2: MASRGFTFKRILRWFPRSSASGGLQEEDEDSSERSGLLRSHLQHQIVPVTDSGDTSKALAVRVEPKTVALKVSMHCHGCARKVEKQVSKMQGVVSFKVELESKKVTVVGDVSPADVLESICKVMKRAELLVA, translated from the exons ATGGCTTCAAGGGGTTTCACTTTCAAGAGAATTTTGCGCTGGTTCCCTCGTTCCTCTGCATCGGGCGGTTTGCAGGAAGAAGACGAGGACAGCAGCGAGAGGAGCGGCTTGCTGAGGAGCCACCTGCAACATCAGATCGTGCCGGTCACGGATTCCGGTGACACATCCAAGGCTCTAGCTGTGCGTGTGGAGCCGAAG ACCGTCGCTCTGAAGGTGTCCATGCACTGCCATGGCTGCGCGAGGAAGGTCGAGAAGCAGGTCTCCAAGATGCAAG GAGTTGTGTCCTTCAAGGTGGAGCTGGAGAGCAAGAAGGTGACCGTCGTCGGAGACGTTAGCCCGGCGGATGTCCTGGAGAGCATATGTAAGGTGATGAAGCGTGCAGAGCTTTTGGTGGCTTGA